A section of the Sphingomonas ginsenosidivorax genome encodes:
- a CDS encoding histidine-type phosphatase, producing the protein MRALLNATCAALLLSAGTAATAQAGLRVERVVMLMRHGVRPPTKAPPMPEGTAAEAWPSWPVKPGYLTPHGAEALRRLAASDRAALVRDRVLPAKGCGTVRVVADSDQRTIATAEVWTAALLPGCKPVIAHRPQDVADPLFAPIGERAVAFDPAVARAAVLADAGGGGIAGEDRRLQPVMRRLDAILCGSAKTGCGVTGEPSGLAPAKSDSRPKLSGALDSASTVAQILLLQYADGKAMREVGWGRASAADIAAASELHAVEFRLLARPLYVAARNLSGLGPLMREAVVDARPGAPALTMISGHDTNVASLAGLLDLHWRVPGLAADDPAPGGAIMVDRLVDRQGRRYVRAVYRAQTLEQIRMLGTARPYRHVMPIAGCTARGVRGLCTLAAFDALMAKRLSLD; encoded by the coding sequence ATGCGCGCTCTTCTCAACGCCACCTGCGCGGCCCTGCTGCTCTCGGCCGGGACCGCGGCGACGGCGCAGGCGGGCCTGCGCGTCGAGCGCGTCGTGATGCTGATGCGCCACGGCGTCCGCCCGCCGACCAAGGCACCGCCGATGCCGGAGGGGACCGCCGCCGAGGCCTGGCCGAGCTGGCCGGTGAAGCCCGGCTATCTCACTCCGCACGGGGCCGAGGCGCTGCGCCGTCTCGCGGCGTCCGACCGGGCGGCGCTGGTTCGCGACCGCGTGCTGCCGGCCAAGGGCTGCGGCACGGTCCGGGTCGTCGCCGACAGCGACCAGCGCACGATCGCCACCGCCGAGGTCTGGACCGCGGCGCTGCTACCCGGTTGCAAACCCGTGATCGCGCACCGGCCGCAGGACGTCGCCGACCCGCTGTTCGCGCCGATCGGCGAGCGCGCGGTGGCGTTCGATCCGGCGGTGGCCCGCGCCGCGGTGCTGGCCGATGCGGGGGGCGGCGGCATCGCCGGGGAGGATCGCCGGTTGCAGCCGGTCATGCGCCGGCTCGACGCGATCCTGTGCGGTTCGGCAAAGACCGGCTGCGGCGTGACCGGCGAACCGTCGGGGCTCGCACCCGCGAAGTCCGACAGCCGGCCCAAGCTCAGCGGTGCGCTCGACAGCGCGTCGACCGTCGCGCAGATCCTGTTGCTGCAATATGCCGACGGCAAGGCGATGCGCGAGGTCGGCTGGGGCCGGGCGAGCGCGGCGGATATCGCCGCCGCGTCGGAGCTGCATGCGGTCGAGTTCCGCCTGCTCGCGCGGCCGCTCTACGTCGCGGCGCGCAACCTGTCGGGGCTGGGGCCGCTGATGCGCGAGGCGGTCGTCGATGCGCGGCCCGGCGCGCCGGCGCTCACGATGATCTCCGGCCACGATACCAATGTCGCGAGCCTCGCCGGGCTGCTCGACCTGCACTGGCGCGTCCCCGGCCTCGCCGCGGACGATCCCGCCCCGGGCGGCGCGATCATGGTCGATCGGCTCGTCGACCGTCAGGGCAGGCGCTACGTCCGCGCGGTGTACCGCGCGCAGACGCTGGAGCAGATCCGCATGCTCGGCACGGCGCGGCCCTATCGCCACGTCATGCCGATCGCGGGCTGCACCGCGCGCGGCGTCCGCGGGCTGTGCACGCTCGCGGCGTTCGACGCGCTGATGGCGAAGCGGCTGTCGCTCGACTAG
- a CDS encoding TonB-dependent receptor, with protein sequence MIKTFRAALAAGVAVGAMLGGVAQAQTVPATAAATAAAADPTDAPDIVVTGTRAGERKAIEEKRSADNFVEAIFANDVGKLPDQNVAEAVRRIPGLSVANDQGEGRYVIVRGINPDLVNVTLNGMTLPAPEPEGRQVKLDDIPSALINAVVVTKSLTADQDANAIGGSVDIRTLSAFDRNKPYFADARAAYGWSKLNGKHPYEGDVQVGGLFGPDGQFGAVLSVNYSKRPIESENFQGSTNYRVATAANGFVVPDQYGLRDYNLTRTRKGAVLNLDWRPSDTTKIFLRGTYSAFDDSETRDQFIIDNQSAFTNQTATTGTFRGRGSVRVRRRQEADTTKSVQGGGEFAVGPGQLAISGGYARAQKRDPLRSEYNFRTGGTALTVNYDVSDAPYDFVPGTTLAQTAYTLNSVNYDRRLAVERLAQGRVDYTIPLAFGSGGSSVKIGGKYLDRHKTNNRDYQTYGLTAGRTFTLANVSYLGDTSFYGGDYSFGPRIGYDTAEAFLAANPGTVTLNAAGSVNNSLANDYDVKERIIAGYAMATLKFDRLTLVPGVRVEHTRDRSQAKLITATTSASSGFNSFGSKQYTDVFPGLNARYDVADDLVLRAAVTTAIGRPNYAQLAPFVSVDTTTNPVSVAQGNPDLKPYKALNFDGAIEYYLPGQGLISVGGFYKRLDDPIYQQVLLGQTGSFAGQALTNASVSTPLNIDKAKVYGIEVNLQTRFTFLPSPLDGFGVSANYTRIWGDGNGTVLGATPRTGDIPLFLQSKHVGTAQLFYEKYGFAVRAAYSYRSAYLDTLGATAAQDQYTDRNGQLDVNASYQVTPELTFFANATNLTDAPWRRYIGTKAQLVERERYDLSVRWGAQLHF encoded by the coding sequence ATGATCAAGACTTTCAGGGCCGCATTGGCAGCGGGCGTCGCAGTGGGCGCGATGCTGGGTGGCGTCGCGCAGGCGCAGACGGTGCCCGCTACCGCGGCGGCCACGGCAGCCGCCGCCGATCCGACCGACGCGCCCGACATCGTCGTCACCGGCACGCGCGCCGGCGAACGCAAGGCGATCGAGGAGAAGCGCAGCGCCGACAATTTCGTCGAGGCGATCTTCGCCAACGATGTCGGGAAGCTGCCCGACCAGAACGTCGCCGAGGCGGTCCGCCGCATCCCCGGCCTGTCGGTCGCGAACGACCAGGGCGAGGGGCGCTACGTCATCGTCCGCGGGATCAACCCCGATCTCGTCAATGTCACGCTCAACGGCATGACGTTGCCGGCACCCGAGCCCGAGGGGCGCCAGGTCAAGCTCGACGACATCCCGTCGGCGCTGATCAACGCGGTGGTCGTCACCAAGTCGCTGACCGCGGACCAGGACGCCAACGCGATCGGCGGATCGGTCGATATCCGCACGCTGTCGGCGTTCGACCGCAACAAGCCCTATTTCGCCGATGCGCGCGCTGCCTATGGCTGGTCGAAGCTCAACGGCAAGCACCCCTATGAAGGCGACGTCCAGGTCGGCGGGCTGTTTGGCCCCGACGGCCAGTTCGGTGCGGTGCTGTCGGTCAATTATTCGAAGCGCCCGATCGAATCGGAGAATTTCCAGGGTTCGACCAATTATCGTGTAGCCACCGCGGCGAACGGCTTCGTCGTTCCCGACCAGTACGGCCTGCGCGACTACAACCTGACGCGGACGCGCAAAGGTGCCGTGCTCAACCTCGACTGGCGGCCGAGCGACACGACGAAGATCTTCCTGCGCGGCACCTATTCGGCGTTCGACGACAGCGAGACGCGCGATCAGTTCATCATCGACAACCAGTCGGCGTTCACCAACCAGACCGCGACCACCGGCACCTTCCGCGGTCGCGGTAGCGTGCGCGTCCGGCGCCGGCAGGAGGCCGACACCACCAAGTCGGTGCAGGGCGGCGGCGAGTTCGCGGTCGGCCCGGGCCAGCTCGCGATCAGCGGCGGCTATGCCCGCGCGCAGAAGCGCGATCCGCTGCGCTCGGAATACAACTTCCGCACCGGCGGGACCGCGCTGACCGTCAACTACGACGTGTCCGACGCGCCCTATGATTTCGTGCCCGGCACCACGCTCGCGCAGACCGCGTACACGCTGAACAGCGTCAACTACGACCGCCGCCTCGCGGTCGAGCGGCTGGCGCAGGGGCGGGTCGACTATACGATCCCGCTCGCGTTCGGCAGCGGCGGGTCGTCGGTCAAGATCGGCGGGAAATATCTCGACCGGCACAAGACCAACAACCGCGACTACCAGACCTATGGTCTGACCGCGGGGCGGACTTTCACGCTCGCCAACGTTTCGTATCTCGGCGACACCAGCTTCTACGGCGGCGACTACAGCTTCGGCCCGCGCATCGGCTACGACACCGCGGAGGCGTTCCTCGCCGCCAATCCGGGGACGGTCACGCTCAACGCGGCAGGCTCGGTCAACAACAGCCTCGCGAACGATTACGACGTCAAGGAACGCATCATCGCCGGCTATGCGATGGCGACGCTCAAGTTCGACCGGTTGACGCTCGTCCCCGGCGTACGAGTCGAGCATACCCGCGACCGCAGCCAGGCTAAGCTGATCACCGCGACGACCTCGGCCAGTTCGGGGTTCAACAGCTTCGGGTCGAAGCAATATACCGACGTCTTCCCGGGGCTGAACGCGCGCTACGACGTCGCCGACGACCTGGTGCTGCGCGCGGCGGTGACGACCGCGATCGGGCGTCCGAACTACGCGCAGCTCGCACCGTTCGTGTCGGTCGACACCACGACCAACCCGGTCTCGGTCGCGCAGGGCAATCCGGACCTCAAGCCGTACAAGGCGCTCAACTTCGACGGCGCGATCGAATATTATCTGCCGGGGCAGGGGCTGATCTCGGTCGGCGGCTTCTACAAGAGGCTCGACGACCCGATCTACCAGCAGGTCCTGCTCGGCCAGACCGGCAGCTTCGCGGGCCAGGCGCTGACCAACGCCAGCGTGTCGACCCCGCTCAATATCGACAAGGCCAAGGTCTACGGGATCGAGGTCAACCTGCAGACCCGCTTCACTTTCCTGCCGTCGCCGCTCGACGGCTTCGGGGTCAGCGCGAACTATACGCGGATCTGGGGCGACGGGAACGGCACCGTGCTCGGCGCCACGCCGCGGACCGGGGACATTCCGCTGTTCCTGCAGTCGAAGCATGTCGGCACCGCGCAGCTATTCTACGAGAAATACGGCTTCGCGGTGCGCGCGGCGTATTCGTACCGCTCGGCCTATCTCGACACGCTGGGCGCGACCGCGGCGCAGGACCAGTATACCGACCGCAACGGCCAGCTCGACGTCAATGCGAGCTATCAGGTGACGCCCGAATTGACCTTCTTCGCCAACGCGACGAACCTGACCGACGCACCGTGGCGCCGCTATATCGGCACCAAGGCGCAGCTGGTCGAGCGCGAACGCTACGACCTGTCGGTCCGCTGGGGGGCGCAGCTCCATTTCTAG
- the rsgA gene encoding ribosome small subunit-dependent GTPase A, with translation MTPPDPDLPALGWDAHFADQLSATEATYLRPVRVMSVHRGQIAVAGEGWDGTVPSHIQGAQPEDDHPTVGDWLLLAGDPPLPVRVLARKNLFKRRAPGDPRREQMIAANVDTVFLVASCNQDFSVARIERYLVLAREVGVRAVVILTKVDLTDTPETYVAAARAIEPGLVVHSVNGRDPADVAFLADYCGPGQTVAFLGSSGVGKSTLVNTLRRSDSIATQPIRETDGTGRHTTTVRQMHRLDQGGWLLDLPGMRELQLSEATAGIAEVFDDFERAAQDCKFSNCLHGREPGCAVRAAIETGALTADRFARWRTLEAGDSAAPTPSTRRRRR, from the coding sequence ATGACGCCGCCCGATCCGGATCTGCCCGCGCTCGGCTGGGACGCGCATTTCGCCGACCAGCTGTCGGCGACGGAAGCGACCTATCTGCGCCCCGTCCGCGTGATGTCGGTGCACCGCGGGCAGATCGCGGTCGCAGGCGAGGGATGGGACGGTACCGTGCCGTCGCACATCCAGGGCGCGCAGCCCGAGGACGATCATCCGACCGTCGGCGACTGGCTGCTGCTCGCCGGCGATCCGCCGCTGCCGGTCCGCGTGCTCGCGCGCAAGAACCTGTTCAAGCGGCGCGCGCCGGGCGACCCGCGGCGCGAACAGATGATCGCCGCGAACGTCGACACGGTGTTCCTCGTCGCGTCGTGCAACCAGGACTTCAGCGTCGCGCGGATCGAGCGCTATCTCGTGCTCGCGCGCGAAGTCGGCGTCCGCGCGGTCGTGATCCTCACCAAGGTCGACCTAACCGACACGCCCGAGACCTATGTCGCGGCAGCGCGTGCGATCGAGCCGGGGCTGGTGGTGCACAGCGTCAACGGCCGCGACCCCGCCGACGTGGCCTTTCTCGCCGACTATTGCGGACCGGGCCAGACCGTCGCGTTCCTTGGCTCGTCCGGCGTCGGCAAGTCGACTCTGGTCAACACGCTGCGCCGCTCCGACAGCATCGCCACCCAGCCGATCCGCGAGACCGACGGCACGGGGCGGCACACGACGACCGTGCGGCAGATGCATCGCCTCGATCAGGGCGGCTGGCTGCTCGACCTGCCCGGCATGCGCGAACTGCAGCTGTCCGAGGCGACCGCGGGAATCGCCGAGGTGTTCGACGATTTCGAGCGGGCGGCGCAGGACTGCAAATTCTCCAACTGCCTGCACGGTCGCGAGCCGGGCTGCGCCGTGCGCGCGGCGATCGAGACGGGGGCGCTGACCGCGGACCGCTTCGCCCGCTGGCGCACGCTGGAGGCCGGGGATAGCGCAGCGCCGACGCCCTCGACCAGGCGCCGCCGCCGCTAG
- a CDS encoding FdhF/YdeP family oxidoreductase: MRKPRPEGIKDYTGPAGGWGALKAVAVSLKAQQIVQRGAQTLLKSNQPDGFDCPSCAWPDPKHTSSFEFCENGAKAVAWESTAKRIGAEFFAEHSVSDLWAKTDHWLEGEGRVTEPLRYNAATDHYEVVGWDEALAEIGAGLVKLDDPNQAEFYTSGRCSNEAAFLLQLFVRLYGTNNFPDCSNMCHEATSVGLPKSIGIGKGTVSLEDFDSCDLIFSIGHNPGTNHPRMMATLREVARRGGKIIAFNPFKERSLERFESPQSVVEMATLSATPIATNYLQVKVGGDAAAIKGICKALLALDKAAAAAGEPPVIDHAFIAEHTAGFDALIADLEASDWADIVQASGLGQSDLEEVARLYAQSTAAIACYGMGITQHRTGTSNVQQIANLLLLRGNIGRPGAGICPLRGHSNVQGDRTVGITERPMPVLLDKMKEVFGFEPPREHGHSVVESIAAMRDGTAKAVVCLGGNLAVAASDPQACAEGFRNMDLAVHITTKLNRTQLLMAKGATYILPCLGRTERDLQESGPQSVTVEDSMSMVHASRGFLMPPGENVRSEPWIVAGIAKATLGGKGGIDWDGYVANYDLIRDKIEAVFPAFKDFNARVRQPGGFHLVNSAAERVWMTDTKKANFMVAPHLEEDESTRDPSVMRLTTVRSHDQYNTTIYALDDRYRGVFGRRDVLFMNGKEIARLGFEEGDVIDVTTALDFKRDDRIVQGLMLVEHALPDGCCASYYPETQPLIALEDHDPQSFTPSYKSVPVQIHAAGTNRGAGLVVERAGVAGQSLRAKA; encoded by the coding sequence ATGCGTAAACCACGTCCCGAGGGGATCAAGGACTATACCGGACCGGCCGGCGGCTGGGGTGCCCTGAAGGCGGTGGCGGTGTCGCTCAAGGCGCAGCAGATCGTCCAGCGCGGCGCGCAGACGCTGCTGAAATCGAACCAGCCCGACGGCTTTGACTGCCCGAGCTGCGCGTGGCCGGACCCCAAGCATACCTCGTCGTTCGAGTTCTGCGAGAACGGCGCGAAGGCGGTGGCGTGGGAATCGACCGCCAAGCGCATCGGCGCGGAGTTCTTCGCCGAGCATTCGGTGTCGGACCTGTGGGCGAAGACCGACCATTGGCTGGAAGGCGAAGGCCGCGTCACCGAGCCGCTGCGCTACAATGCGGCGACCGATCATTACGAGGTCGTCGGCTGGGACGAGGCGCTGGCCGAGATCGGCGCGGGCCTTGTGAAACTCGACGATCCGAATCAGGCCGAATTCTACACCTCGGGCCGGTGTTCGAACGAGGCGGCATTCCTGCTGCAGCTGTTCGTACGCCTCTATGGCACCAACAACTTCCCCGACTGTTCGAACATGTGCCACGAGGCGACTTCGGTCGGGCTCCCCAAGTCGATCGGGATCGGCAAGGGCACCGTCAGCCTCGAGGATTTCGATTCGTGCGACCTGATCTTCTCGATCGGCCACAACCCGGGCACCAACCATCCGCGGATGATGGCGACGTTGCGCGAGGTCGCGCGGCGCGGCGGCAAGATCATCGCGTTCAACCCGTTCAAGGAACGCTCGCTCGAACGCTTCGAATCGCCGCAGTCGGTGGTCGAGATGGCGACGCTGTCGGCGACGCCGATCGCTACCAACTATCTGCAGGTGAAGGTCGGCGGCGACGCGGCCGCGATCAAGGGCATCTGCAAGGCGCTGCTCGCGCTCGACAAGGCCGCCGCCGCCGCGGGCGAGCCGCCGGTCATCGACCACGCGTTCATCGCCGAGCATACCGCGGGCTTCGACGCGCTGATCGCCGATCTGGAAGCCAGCGACTGGGCCGACATCGTGCAAGCCAGCGGGCTCGGCCAGAGCGACCTGGAAGAGGTCGCGCGGCTCTATGCGCAGTCGACCGCGGCGATCGCCTGCTACGGCATGGGCATCACGCAGCACCGCACGGGCACCAGCAACGTGCAGCAGATCGCGAACCTGCTGCTGCTGCGCGGCAATATCGGCCGCCCCGGTGCCGGCATCTGCCCGCTCCGCGGCCACAGCAACGTGCAGGGCGACCGCACCGTCGGCATCACCGAGCGGCCGATGCCGGTGCTGCTCGACAAGATGAAGGAGGTGTTCGGATTCGAACCGCCGCGCGAGCACGGCCATTCGGTGGTCGAGAGCATCGCCGCGATGCGCGACGGCACGGCGAAGGCGGTGGTCTGCCTCGGCGGCAACCTCGCGGTCGCGGCGTCCGACCCGCAGGCGTGCGCGGAAGGCTTCCGCAACATGGACCTCGCGGTCCACATCACCACCAAGCTGAACCGCACGCAGCTGCTGATGGCGAAGGGCGCGACCTACATCCTGCCCTGCCTCGGACGCACCGAGCGCGACCTGCAGGAAAGCGGTCCGCAGTCGGTGACGGTCGAGGATTCGATGTCGATGGTCCACGCCTCGCGCGGGTTCCTGATGCCGCCGGGCGAGAATGTCCGCTCCGAGCCGTGGATCGTCGCGGGCATCGCCAAGGCGACGCTGGGCGGCAAGGGCGGCATCGACTGGGACGGCTATGTCGCCAATTACGACCTGATCCGCGACAAGATCGAAGCGGTGTTCCCCGCCTTCAAGGACTTCAACGCGCGCGTCCGGCAGCCCGGCGGCTTCCATCTGGTCAACTCGGCGGCCGAGCGCGTGTGGATGACCGATACCAAGAAGGCCAATTTCATGGTCGCGCCGCATCTCGAGGAGGACGAGAGCACGCGCGATCCGAGCGTCATGCGGCTCACCACGGTGCGCTCGCACGACCAGTACAACACGACGATCTACGCGCTCGACGACCGCTATCGCGGCGTGTTCGGCAGGCGGGACGTGCTGTTCATGAACGGCAAGGAGATCGCGCGGCTGGGGTTCGAGGAGGGCGACGTGATCGACGTCACCACCGCACTCGACTTCAAGCGCGACGACCGGATCGTGCAGGGCCTGATGCTGGTCGAGCACGCGCTGCCCGATGGCTGCTGCGCGTCCTATTATCCCGAGACGCAGCCGCTGATCGCGCTCGAGGACCATGATCCGCAGAGCTTCACGCCATCCTACAAGTCGGTCCCCGTCCAGATCCACGCCGCCGGGACCAACCGCGGCGCAGGGCTCGTCGTCGAGCGCGCGGGCGTCGCCGGCCAGTCCCTTCGTGCGAAAGCCTGA
- a CDS encoding formate/nitrite transporter family protein codes for MYAPTITGFADRAAAEAIAIRRSPLGFFVGAMLAGTYIGIAMILAISTAAGLPAGVRPLVMGSTFGLGLVLTVFAGGELFTGYVMYLGFGLMRRTVSWADAALLIVVVWVGNLVGALLLSALFIAGGGGQVFANAATMFNAYAAHKVEVDGLALLCRAILCNWLVCLAIWASARVTGDAAKCIVMAWILLAFVAAGFEHSVANMTALTLGLFSPGETIALPGVLHNLAFVTLGNIIGALVFVVAAYGIAARTDAPVVSA; via the coding sequence ATGTACGCACCGACCATTACCGGCTTCGCCGATCGCGCCGCCGCGGAGGCGATCGCGATCCGGCGCTCGCCGCTCGGCTTCTTCGTCGGCGCGATGCTGGCGGGGACCTATATCGGCATCGCGATGATCCTCGCGATCAGCACCGCCGCCGGCCTGCCCGCGGGCGTCCGGCCGCTGGTGATGGGGTCGACCTTCGGGCTCGGGCTGGTGCTGACGGTGTTCGCAGGGGGCGAACTGTTCACCGGCTATGTCATGTATCTGGGCTTCGGGCTGATGCGGCGCACGGTCAGCTGGGCGGATGCCGCGCTGCTGATCGTCGTGGTGTGGGTCGGCAACCTGGTCGGGGCGCTGCTGCTGTCGGCGCTGTTCATCGCGGGTGGCGGCGGGCAGGTATTCGCCAATGCCGCGACGATGTTCAACGCCTATGCCGCCCACAAGGTCGAGGTCGACGGGCTGGCGCTGCTGTGCCGCGCGATCCTGTGCAACTGGCTGGTATGCCTGGCGATCTGGGCCTCCGCACGCGTCACCGGCGATGCCGCCAAGTGCATCGTGATGGCGTGGATCCTGCTCGCCTTCGTCGCGGCCGGGTTCGAGCATTCGGTCGCCAACATGACCGCGCTGACGCTGGGCCTGTTCTCGCCGGGCGAGACGATCGCGCTGCCCGGCGTGCTCCACAACCTCGCCTTCGTGACGCTCGGCAACATCATCGGCGCGCTGGTGTTCGTCGTGGCCGCCTACGGCATCGCGGCCCGCACCGATGCGCCGGTGGTAAGCGCCTAG
- a CDS encoding pectate lyase, producing the protein MIALLLAAAAVTQPLAFPGAEGAGRTALGGRGGKVMIVTTLADHGPGSLRAAVEAKGPRTVVFAVAGTIQLEKPLRIREPRITIAGQSAPGGGITLRDQPLEVSADDVVIRYIRSRLGDESKTESDSIWILGGRRIILDHVSASWSVDETLSASANYTRPGEGYYDLTVQWSIIANSLTHSLHAKGEHGYGSLIRGGRGSRVSFHHNLWANHEARMPRPGNYSGPDVDPDGAWFDFRSNVFYNWGGGRSGYNADKASLARYNFVDNSYVAGPQSKKPIAFDESNSLARAYFAGNSMNGAIPADPWSLVTGVQAPGYRLTAPVEMPPVAADPAASSYAKVLAKAGASHARDSVDAAIVAGVRDRTGHQIDSQRDMGGWPVLAAGTAPVDSDHDGMPDAWERRHGLDPARDDSASDANRDGYTALEEYLKGLASA; encoded by the coding sequence ATGATCGCGCTGCTGCTCGCCGCCGCGGCGGTGACTCAGCCGCTGGCGTTTCCGGGTGCGGAAGGGGCAGGGCGCACCGCGCTCGGCGGGCGCGGCGGCAAGGTCATGATCGTGACGACGCTCGCCGATCACGGCCCGGGCTCGCTGCGCGCGGCGGTCGAGGCGAAGGGGCCGCGTACCGTCGTGTTCGCGGTGGCGGGCACGATCCAGCTGGAAAAGCCGCTGCGGATCCGCGAACCGCGCATCACCATCGCGGGGCAGTCGGCACCCGGCGGCGGCATCACGCTGCGCGACCAGCCGCTCGAGGTCTCCGCCGACGACGTCGTCATCCGCTACATCCGCTCGCGGCTCGGCGACGAATCGAAGACCGAGAGCGACTCGATCTGGATCCTCGGCGGGCGGCGGATCATCCTCGACCATGTCTCGGCGAGCTGGTCGGTCGACGAGACGCTGTCGGCGTCGGCCAACTACACCAGGCCCGGCGAGGGGTATTACGACCTGACCGTGCAATGGTCGATCATCGCCAACTCGCTGACGCATTCGCTCCACGCCAAGGGCGAGCATGGTTACGGCAGCCTGATCCGCGGCGGTCGCGGGTCGCGGGTCAGCTTCCACCACAATCTCTGGGCGAACCACGAGGCACGGATGCCGCGGCCCGGCAATTACAGCGGGCCCGACGTCGATCCCGACGGCGCGTGGTTCGATTTCCGCTCGAACGTCTTCTACAATTGGGGCGGCGGAAGGTCGGGCTACAACGCCGACAAGGCGAGTCTCGCGCGCTACAATTTCGTCGACAACAGCTATGTCGCGGGGCCGCAGTCGAAGAAGCCGATCGCGTTCGACGAATCCAACAGCCTCGCCAGGGCGTATTTCGCCGGCAACAGCATGAACGGCGCGATCCCCGCCGATCCGTGGTCGCTGGTGACGGGCGTCCAGGCGCCCGGCTATCGGTTGACGGCTCCGGTCGAGATGCCGCCGGTCGCGGCCGATCCCGCCGCGTCGTCCTACGCGAAGGTGCTGGCAAAGGCGGGCGCCTCGCACGCACGCGACAGCGTCGACGCAGCGATCGTCGCCGGGGTGCGCGACCGCACCGGGCACCAGATCGACAGCCAGCGCGACATGGGTGGCTGGCCGGTCCTCGCCGCCGGCACCGCGCCGGTCGACAGCGACCATGACGGCATGCCCGACGCCTGGGAGCGCCGCCACGGGCTCGACCCCGCGCGCGACGACAGCGCGAGCGACGCGAACCGCGACGGCTATACCGCACTGGAGGAGTATCTGAAAGGTTTGGCGAGCGCGTAG